TGCCGAATACGGGCGAGACCAGCTCTCCCTTTTCCGGGACAAAGGCCACTCCATCTCCGACCAGCTTCGCGGCAAAAATATGATCCGGCACCTCTTCAATCGGCATCATCCGTCCCTGGATCGGCGCACTGAACAGCACCTGCGGCAGATCGCGCAGCATCAGCTTGTCAATCTCCTCACGGATCAGCTCCGAATATGTACCGAAGACGACCTGCACATTGCCCCCGCCCAGCTTGATAATGCCTGCGGAGCCCAGTCCCTTAAGCGCCCCTGTATCTATGAAGCGGTCATTATGCACCGTTAATCTCAGCCGGGTAATGCAGGCCTGAACCTGCACAATATTCTCCTTGCCGCCCAGCGCCTCCAGAATCAGCGGAGCCTGATACGGGATATTGCCCGCCCAGTCGCCCAGCTCAGAACCCTCCTCGCGGCCCGGCGTAGGAATCTGGAACCGGCGGATCGCCCAGCGGAACACGTTATAATAGACAATGCCATAGCCGATCCCGATTGGAATCAGCAGCCAGGCCCGCTGGGACAGATGCATATTGAGGAAGAAGTCGATGGTCCCCGCCGAATAGGAGAAGCCGTGATGAATCCCGAGCGAGTAGGTCAACACCATCGCAAGCCCGGACATGACCACATGCAGCGCAAACAAATACGGCGACGCGAACAGGAAGGCGAATTCAATCTGCTCCGACACGCCGGTCAGAAAGCACACCAATGCTGCACGCAAAAAAGTCTTCTTGATCTTGGGCTTGAGATCCTCGCGCGCTTCCTGAATGATCGCAAAAGCAATTGCGGGCAGGGCGAACATCATGATCGGGAACAGCCCGGCCATGAACACCCCCGCCGTAGGGTCACCGGCAAAAAAGCGCGGCAAATCCCCCTGTACGACTGTACTGCCGTCAGGCGTCGTAAAGGAGCCCAATTGGAACCAGAACACATTATTCAGAATATGGTGCAGGCCAAAGGCCGTCAGTACCCTGTATAGCACCCCGTAGACAAACACTCCATAGCCGCCGGTCACCTGCACTACCCTGAACAGCTCATTGAGCAGCTGCTGCAAGAGCGGAGACACCCCGAGCATGACCCAGGCGAACAGAGCCGAGAATAAGCCCATGAACAGCAAAACAAAACGCGACCCTCCAAAAAACTGGATCGCCTCCGGCAGCTTGATATTCTTAAACCGGTTATGCGCTACACCGGCTACAATCCCAAGGATAATCCCGATTAATGTTGCAGGCTGTACAGCCCCGTCTCCCATGTTGGACACAATCCGGTCATAAGTGAACATCCCTGCGAGTGCGGCCAGTCCGGCCGGTCCGGCCTGATTGGACAACCCCCACGCCACACCGACAGCAAACAAATAAGGCATGAAATAGAATATTCCTTGCCCCGCGTACGTCGTCACTTCGGATACCGAAGAAAGTCCCCATGCAGACCACGGTAAGCTGCCCAGACTCAGCAGGATAGCCGCCGCCGGCAGCACCATGGTAGGAAGCATAATGGCTCTGCCCAACTGCTGCAAAGATCCGAGCCAATTCAAGGCGACCCTCTCCTTTCTTTCTATATTGAATGGTAAGCGTTACAGCAGTTTTTGTCAAAAGAATCTGGGCGTGAACCGGAGGTGAAGCGCGCTACGAAGACGGCACCGTCAGCGCCATCAGCGCCTTTCGCACCCTTCGCACCCTTCGCACCCTTCGCACCCTTCGCACCCTTCGCACCCTTCGCACCCTTCGCACCCTTCGCACCCTTCGCACCCTTCGCACCCTTCGCACCCGCTAAAGTGTAGCATGAGCACAGACAGCCTACCAATAGAGCGGTGATTGTATTTTGTACAACAGATTGGCCGAAATTCCGCTCATATCCACGATCTATTGTATTTCGTACATTAGAATTCTCAGAATTACATCATAACCAACCATAAATCAAAATTCTACTGTATAAAATGCAACAGAAGCTCGAAATCGCGGGTTTTGACTAAATTCTAATGTACAAAATACATTCACACTGGTGCGGCTGCGACTATTCAAAGCCTTTTAACCAATGATGTTCCGTCTTCTCACCAACTCTGATCCTGATGCATTGGCCTCAGTTCATAGGATCTTATCCCTCTTCCGCCAGCGACAGGCTGGAGCAGTCCTTTCTCGCTCAGAGCGCTGAGCAGTTTGTGTGCCGTTCTAAAGTTAATCTCGAAATAATCCGTTACATCCTTAGGACGAAGGGGTCTTCCAATCTGCCAGGCTAAACGTAATACGTCTTTTTCTCCAGACAACAGTTGTGCTCCGGCCACTCTACTCCGCGCCAAAAACGGTGCCAGCGCCAGCTGCAGCAGCATCCGGCACACTTCGGGACGCTGCTGGATGTCGTCGAACGAGAAGTGCAGCATCTTCCAGCCCATCCCGGTCAGGAAGGTGTCCCGGTTCAGCGCATAGTTGAACTTTTCCCGGTCCATATCCTTGATATGGCTCTGATAACCGTCACATTCGATGCCAAAGCGGGTTCCGTTCTGCGGCAGAAAAGCAAAATCCAGAAACTGCGACTTCCGGTTCCAGTCGTACACCTCATATTCAGGGTGCAGATGCTCCAGTGACTCGAATAGCGGCCACCATACATTCTGCAGAAACAGCTTCTCCGCATAGTTATGTCCGCGCAGCAGCCTCCCCCTCCGTTCACCCGTTCTTTCATTCGTATGTGCCTCCATAAAGCTGCTGTGTGCCATTTCAAATTCCATATCTACCTTCCCCCTCCCGGAAAATGCAAAAAAACGCCCTTCTCCCCTTGTTAATGGAGTAAAGGACGTTCTTCGTCTGTGTAAATCATTTCAATAATTGTTAGCGAGAACTAATCAAGAATACTGCAACCAGGTCTGAGGGACATTTGAAAAAATTAAATCTGGATAGCTTTGACCTACAAGTATATCCGGTATCTGCACACCTGATCATACATGCGAATCGTCTTATCCCCGGCTCCGGCCCTTCATCGTAATCGCTTCCTCCACCTTAATGCAGCGGTCCATGATCGCGATCATATGATTGGCAGCGGCAATGTCCGCCGCCTCTTGACTAATGATCCCTTGCTGCAGCCAAAGCACACGTGCGCCGATATCAGCAGCCTCCTGCGCAACAGCCGCGCAGTATTCACTGCGGCGGAATACATTCACAATATCCACCGGCTCCGGAATCTCCGCCAGCGTATGGTAGCATTTCTCGCCCAGGATCTCCCCGTCCACTGACGGGTTGACCGGAATGATCCGGTAGCCCCGGCTCTGCATAGCCCCTGCAACCATATATGAGGTGCGGTCAGTTTTGTCGGATAGGCCAACAACAGCGATATTGCCTGCCGCAGCCAGAATCTCGCCGATCTCTTCCCTGCTAGGGTTCTCAAAGCTCATATGTGTATTTCCCCTTCCGTCTGATTTCGTCCATGCCCTCCGCAGCACTGCTTGCCGCTTCAGCCACGGTTCTGTCATTTTCAGCAACACCTATATCATACAGCGCCGCACCAGAAGTTCCAAATTCCCGTCAGCCTTACGTAACTGTTCATTTATATCTGGATCTACGAATCCTCTGGGTGCCCCAAGCTGCACAGCCATACCATATGAATGGAATCCGGCCCCCAATAATCCTGCACTGCTGCATGGGGCGTTCCGAATTTCCGCAGCCATCTGTCCTGCGCTCGCTTATATC
The window above is part of the Paenibacillus sp. FSL H8-0048 genome. Proteins encoded here:
- a CDS encoding CoA-binding protein, whose protein sequence is MSFENPSREEIGEILAAAGNIAVVGLSDKTDRTSYMVAGAMQSRGYRIIPVNPSVDGEILGEKCYHTLAEIPEPVDIVNVFRRSEYCAAVAQEAADIGARVLWLQQGIISQEAADIAAANHMIAIMDRCIKVEEAITMKGRSRG
- a CDS encoding glucose PTS transporter subunit IIA, with translation MNWLGSLQQLGRAIMLPTMVLPAAAILLSLGSLPWSAWGLSSVSEVTTYAGQGIFYFMPYLFAVGVAWGLSNQAGPAGLAALAGMFTYDRIVSNMGDGAVQPATLIGIILGIVAGVAHNRFKNIKLPEAIQFFGGSRFVLLFMGLFSALFAWVMLGVSPLLQQLLNELFRVVQVTGGYGVFVYGVLYRVLTAFGLHHILNNVFWFQLGSFTTPDGSTVVQGDLPRFFAGDPTAGVFMAGLFPIMMFALPAIAFAIIQEAREDLKPKIKKTFLRAALVCFLTGVSEQIEFAFLFASPYLFALHVVMSGLAMVLTYSLGIHHGFSYSAGTIDFFLNMHLSQRAWLLIPIGIGYGIVYYNVFRWAIRRFQIPTPGREEGSELGDWAGNIPYQAPLILEALGGKENIVQVQACITRLRLTVHNDRFIDTGALKGLGSAGIIKLGGGNVQVVFGTYSELIREEIDKLMLRDLPQVLFSAPIQGRMMPIEEVPDHIFAAKLVGDGVAFVPEKGELVSPVFGKVMHVYPTMHAVGIATPEGLEVLMHIGIDTSQLKGPFEALVQEGDSVEPGQLLVKFDLAYLKEHAASLATPMVITNPDRVKSWSYAPFKNVKKGQSSVMSVVLHESNVGGIEA